DNA sequence from the Simiduia curdlanivorans genome:
GTCAGCCATGTGGGCAATTGGGGCATGGACTTTGTGGCTATTGCCATCGTGTTTTTTTCCTTCACCTCGGTTGTGGCAAACTACGCCTATGCTGAATCCAATTTGCACGTATTTAGGCTCGACCACAAACCCGGTCGCCTCGCCTTGACCCTGGGTTACTTAGCCATGGTGTTGTGGGGCACCATGGCACCACTGCGTACCGTGTGGAATATGGCCGATATGGCGCTCGGCTTAATGACCGTGATCAATATTATTGCCATTGCCTGGTTAACGCCTACGGTTGTCATGTTGCTGAACGATTATCAAGCGCAGCGTAAAGCCGGCAAACTGCCCGAGTACCAACTGCACAAAAATCATCAATACCAAGGTGAAACAGAACCTGGTGTCTGGAGTAAAATCGATTGACTGAAAGTACCAGCGATAGTCCCCAAGCCAACTATTATGCAGCTGTCGATCTAGGCTCTAACAGCTTTCACTTGTTAGTGGCCAAAGTGGTCGGCAACCGATTAGAGGTCGTCGACCGCCATAAGGAGATGGTACAAATTGCCCGGGGGCTGGATGATCGCGGCAACCTTGCCAAAGAAACCCAGGCAGAAGCTATTGCGGTATTGTTGCGCATTAACGAGCGACTCAGAGATATTGCGCCGGAAAATATTCGCGCTGTGGGTACCAAAACCTTGCGCGCGGCCCGCAATGCCGACAAATTTTTACGCAAAGCGGAAGCGGCGCTAGGTCACTCAATCAATATTATCTCTGGCTTCGAAGAAGCGCGCCTAGTTTACCAGGGCGTGGTGCGCTCGCTCGAAGATACCAGCCAAAAACGCCTCGTTATTGATATTGGCGGCGCCAGCACCGAATTTATTATCGGCGAAGGCCGTGGCCCTCGCTTACTCGAAAGCCTAAACCTAGGCTGCGTAACACTGGCAGAACGGCACTTTAAATTTGGCCCAGTGACAAAAACCAGAATGGATGCGGCCTACATTGCTGCCAGCGCCGCGATAGAACCCATAGCTCGGGCTTATAAAGCCTTTGGCTGGGATATCGCGCTTGGCACTTCTGGCACCATGCGCGCAGCAGCGGAATTGATGGACGCCAAAGATCAAGGGCTAATCACCCGCGCCAACCTCGAAAAAATCATTCAGCAAACCATTATCGACGGCGAAGTATTAAACAACGAAGTACCTAAATTGCGCCGCGATGTATTGCCGGCCGGCTTGGCCATCATCAAAGCGTTGTTTGACCAACTAGGATTAGAGCAACTGCATATTGCCGATGTCGCCTTGAAAGAGGGCTTAATCTTTGAGATTTTAGGCCGCGAAGCCAATACCGATAGCCGCGAAGACAGCGTCAATCGCCTCGCCCAAACCTACCAATGCGATCAAACCCAGCGCGAACGCGTGGCGCGGCTGGCGGAGCGTTTTGCCTCGCAATTACAACTTGCCGACATCAACGATACCAAGGCCGCGCAACTAGTGGCCTGGGCCGGTACATTGCACGAAATTGGCTTGCACATCAGCCACAACGGCTTCCATAAACACGGCTATTACCTGCTGCGCCATCACGATATGAGCGGCTTCTCGCGCTACGAGCAACACATGCTTGCGGCATTGGTCCGGCTACAGCGCAGCGCTATAAAAACCTCGCTCATCAGCGAACTTGCGCCGCACAACCGCGACGATTTTATGTGCATGGTGGTTGCCTTGCGCTTGGCCGTGATTTTATGTCGCGGCCGCGAAGCGCTCGACATCACCCCAAGGTTAACGCTGCTGGCCAACGGCGAATTGACCTTAGCACTACCCCAAGGCTGGCTAGAAAAACACCCTCTCAGCGCCATCAACCTGCATAATGAGGCCGAAGAGCTGCTGCTGGCGGGCGTTAAATTTCACTTTAGTTAACCGAGTAAATCATCGGCCTTTATTTTCAATGCCTGGGCCAGGCCGCGAATAATGGCCGGGCTCGGCTCGCGCTCGCCTCGCTCAATTTGTTCGCAATAGGCTGGCGATATACCGGCATCCTTGGCTATTGAACCGGTGGACTTACCCTGCTCGGCCTTGACGGCAGAAAATTTTTCCGCATTAAATTTGGCATTGCTGTTATCGGTGGATTTCATCCCAGCGAAAAAAGAGTTGGTCTTGGCCGCAGCGCTAGGCGCTGGAGCTACTGCGGTTGGCGTTGGCGCCCGTGCTGTATCGGCGGGCATTTGCCCGGCGGCAGCCAATAGTGCCTCGTACTGGGCGTAGGGTATCACCGCCCATTCAGGCCGCCCGTCCTTCATGATAACCTGTACACTCATCATCTTTCTCGATATCAATAAAAGCGCAATTGTACGCAATCCTAAAGGCAGACCCAACACCTCATGTCACGCTTAATCCCTTTACTCCTCATTCTTCTGCTTGCCTACTTAGCCTATCGAAAGTATCAGCGCTTAACCCCTAGCGAAGGCAAAAAGTGGCTCTGGCAACTCGGCGTTGGCGCATTTTTGGGACTGGTGCTTTTCGCCCTGTTTACCGGGCGGCTCAATTGGTTGGGCGCTTTCATCATGGGCTTATTGCCCTTTGTCAAAAACATCGGTGCACTGGTTTTGCGCGGCATGGCGCTCATGGGTTGGTGGAAAAAAATGCAAAACGCCAAACCCATGGATTCGAGTAGCTTAGTGCTGACCCTAAAAGACGGTGTATTTGATGGCGATATTCGCAAGGGAACAAGAGCTGGGCAAAAATTATCCGATTTGAACGCCGAGCAGTTGGCGCAGTTGTTTGAAGAGTTTAAACACCAAGATGCGAGTGCGGCTGCCCTCCTTCAAATCTATATTAAGAATCGGTTTGGCGAGAGCTGGCAAGGCGGCCCACTGAATCAACAAAGTCCAAATGGCGACTTAAGCATCGCGGAGGCCTGTGCGCTGTTGGGCGTGGAGGCCAACGCCGATAAAAAAGCTATCATTGCCGCGCACCGGAAATTAATTCAAAAATTTCACCCAGACAGAGGCGGCAACGATTACTTAGCGGCGCGCCTCAATACCGCGAAAGACCTGTTACTCAAACACGTTAACAGCAGTGACGCCTAAACCACAGGAGAAATTCCAGTAAGTTTTCGACCCGGTGGCTTGCGCCCGAAAAATCATGGTGCGCCGAATAGTCGTTGGGGATCACACAGGTTCGTATACCCGCCGCCACCGCCGCACGCAAACCGGAAGCGGTATCTTCAACGGCAATACACGCATCCGCCTTAAGCCCCATAACCGTTAACGCCTGTTGGTACACATCCGGTGCAGGTTTATTATTGGCCACCTCTTCACCGCTGGCGATGCACTCGAAAAACTGCCCCAACCCTAAGCCGGTCAAATTCGCCTCCAAGGCAAAGCGCGCAGAACCGCTAACCACTGCCATACGTATCCCCAGCCCCTGCAACGCCAGCAGCACTTCCTCAACGCCTGGCATCAGCGGGTAAACCTGAGTTGCGTGAAACTGCTTAGCCTGGGCGCGCTTAGCTGCCACTAAATTTTCAACACTGTCGGTCAGGCCAAATCGCGTTTTGATGGCAATGGCCGTGTTCAATTCGCTCACCCCGGTAAAATGCAACCGGTAATCATCTTCAAGAAAACCAACGCCGCGATCGGCTAGCACGTCTCGCCAAAATTGGAAGTGCACAACCTCGGAATTTGCCAAGGTGCCATCGTGGTCGAACAGAACTGCTTTTATCGGCGTCATTTGCAAGCCTAAGGTTGAGATGTTTTAGCGGAGGGAAAATGAAACTTAACCTGTAAGCCACCCAGAGCGGAGGTGCCGAGACGTAATTCGCCGCTATAAGCGGACATGATATCTTGCACCAACGCGAGACCTAAACCCTGCCCGGCGTGTTTTTCATCGGCTCGCTGGCCGCGACTAAGAATTTTTTCGCGCAAATGATCCGGCACCCCGGGGCCGTCGTCATCGATGGTAAGAATGCTATATTGCTCACCCCGATATTTGTCAAAAGCAACACCAAGCTCGATCGTTTGGGCGCCGTATTTACACGCATTTTCCAAGGCGTTGCCTAAGAGTTCAAACACATCCTTTTCATCAATACGTAAAAACAATTCAACCTCAGGCACCTTAAATTGCACCCGTGGATACAGTTTACTTAAACTTTTTACGATGCGTTGCACAATCACGACAAGATCGATAGCGGTTAGAAAATCGCTGCGCGCTATTTGAGCACGCTGTAATTGATGGCTAACAATATCTTGCATGCGCTGCATTTGATCCCACAGCAATGGTTTATCTAATTCGGGCTCGCGCAAGGCATTTTGCACAACCGCTAAGGGGGTTTTTATGCTGTGGGCCAAATCTGCTAGGGTATTTCGGTAGCGTTCACGCAAGCCCTTTTCCGACTCGAGCAACGCATTCACATTGCGGGTTAAACCCCTTAACTCCATGGCAAACTCGCCCTGTACTTGGCTAGTTTCACCACGGCTAAACGCCGCAACGGACTGAGCCAGCCGACGCAAGGGCAACAGCCCCCAAACCAACAAGACAGATTGTGCCAACAAAGTAACGATGGCTATGGTTGCCATCCAGTAGATTAATTCGGCGCGAAAGGCGGTTAAGCCGCTATCGAAGCCGGCCTTATCCTGATAAACCGAAAACACCAAGGGTAAATGGGATTGATCATCGAGTTCCCAGCGCACGCGGTAATGTAGAATGAAAAATTGTTCGCTTTCGGAAAATTCTATTAACGCGCTAGAGAGAGTGTGAGCCGATTCTATCTGCAATTGTTGCGCATTCAGCCATTGCGCAGAACTCGAGCGCCAGCGCTCATCTTTACTGCTGAACTTACCGCCATCATCGCGATGAATAAAACCGTAGAGGCCGGAGCCAGGCTGGGAAAATTGTGGCTCGGTAAATACCTTGGGCATATTTATCTGGCCGTCATCAACATCCGCCGCTGCCAACAAAAGATAAACCTGCGAGGTTAAGCGCAACTTTTCAGCGGCTACGAGGCTCTGCTGAAACGCCCTATCTAAACCCAACCCAGTGGCGCCGATTAGCAAGGGCAACAAGAGGAGGCTCGCCAACAACAAGCGGCCCATGATCGATTGCAGCAACCATTGGGTCGAGAGTTTAATCAACGCGCTTACCCGTTCCAGCATCGGCGGCAATGGAGAATTGGTAACCCTGCCCGCGCACGGTACGCAGCGGTTGCAGCTTGCCGTCTGGGTCCATTTTTTTACGCAGGCGCGCGACCAGCACCTCGATAACGTTGCTATCGCGATCGAAATCCTGTTCGTATATGTGTTCTGTCAATTGGCTTTTTGATATTACTTTGCCATTGTGCAGCATTAAAAATTCGATCAAGCGATATTCAAAACTGGTTAAGGTCAAGGCCTGCTTATCTCTTGCCAGAGACTGAGCGCTGGTATCCAACGCAAAAGGCCCGGCGTTTAACACCGACGTCGCCTGCCCTGCAGCGCGCCGGGCCAAGGCATTAACGCGGGCGAGTAACTCTTCCGGCTGAAACGGCTTGGTTAAATAATCATCTGCGCCCGCCTCTAGGCCCTCAACTTTTTGCTGCCAATGATCCCGCGCCGTGAGTATAAGTACCGGCACTTTATTGCCCGCTTGGCGCCACTGCTTAATCACATCCATGCCGTTCAGTTGCGGTAGGCCTAAATCCACAATCGCCACATCGTAGGGGTTCTCGCGGCCTAAATACGCGCCCTCCTTTCCATCGCCGGCGATATCGACACTCCAATGCCGCTGGCTAAACAGTTGCCGAACTTGTGTTTGCAGCGCCGGTTCATCTTCGATAAGTAGCAATCGCATTTATTGCCCCTGAATGGTCACTTCCTTTACCCGACCATCGTCGAGTAAAAGGCGAACTTTGTATTTGCGTTTTTTGCCTTCACCTTGCGCCTGTACTTTCAGCACCTGACCACCAAAACGATCGCGCGCTATTTGCGCCGCTTCGCTGCTCGAACTCGCCTGGCCATCTTGCATAGGCCCCTGGTGCCAAACGGCCGCCTCTACCTGCGGCAGGTAAAGCGACACGCTGGCAAGAGCCAAAATGAAGGTGAATATGATAAAACGCATTGTTTGCTCCCCTAAAGGCGCCGAAGCGCCCAGTATTTAACGGTTTAGCCGATCAATCACCATGGCGACGATCCTTACCACCGCGACCTTTATCGTGCCTATCGCGATCCTGCCCGCCGCGGTGATCACCCTTGCCCCGATGGTCGTCGCGACGGTGGCGGTCATTACCGTGCCTGCCTTTGCCATGGTGGCCATCATACCGATTCTGATGGCCGCTGTGATGCCCCTTTCCATGGTGCTTGCCATGATGGCCATCGCGATAACGGTAACCGTGATGGTAAGGAACTGGCTTACCCCAGTAGCGGCCATTCCAATGGTGGCCGCAATTATGCCCGTGCCTATGGCCATGGCCGCTAATATAAGGGCTGAAATTACGGTAGTGCACATCGGTATAAGGCGTGTGAAACACCACCGACACACTACTGTGGTCGTGGTCTCTATGCCCCGCCATGACCGGCAAGGCCACACCCACCAACAAACCGACACAGAGTATTTGATTGAGTAATCTATTCATGTGACTTTCCTTCTTAGTAGATAGGCGTTACAGAAACCGCAACTTTGATGCGCTTACCAGGGTCCCTGTCCATGCGGGTGGTATAGGTATCACCGTTGTAGCGATAGGTGACGTCATAACCCATTAAGCGATCTTCGTAGTGCTTAACACTGCGTGTTTCACAGCGCTCTTCATCGCGATACTCAACCTGTTTGCTACCCCCATTTTTGCCTACATCGTGACCGATACTGCCACCTAAGACCGCGCCAATGGCGGTGCCGGAGCGGCGATCGTTTTTACCAATGGCGTGGCCTATGGCACCGCCGATCACGGCGCCGAGTAGCATGGGTGTGGCAGACTTACTGCGGCTATCGCGCTCGTAGGCTACCGTCTCTACCCAGCACTCTTGCTGCGGACGGCTATAGGCAACTTGTTCGTAGATGGGTGTAGCCGATACAACCTTGGCAAAATCTTGGCGCTCGTTGTGACCTGCAAACGCAGGTTGCATCAGCAACGCCGAAACACACCCAAGAGACACTAAAAGACGGTTGTTCATGGTACTTCTCCTTAACGGTTTAGAGGTCTTTTCCGACCTTGAAACCAGAATACAGAGGTGAAGCTGAACCGAAGCTGAACCGAAGTGAACAACCTAACTAGGCAAAGAAAAGATTTAACGCTTTTGTAAAATGACGTGTTGATAGCGCCCTAGGCTGCGAAACGGCTCTTCACGCGACAGACGTAACTCGAGATCGAGCAGGGTTTGCGCACTCATAAGGCGGCTTTCGGGGGTCAACTGGTAATCTTGAAACACGCGTATGCCGCTGTGGCAGAGCAACTGCCAATCGGCTTCCAGCCAGGCCAAAACCTGTGCCGGATCGAGCGGCCGGTTCGGCGTGAGGCTACCGCGATGAGGGCGAAATTCGCCCGTGAGAATGGGCGGCGCTTGGCCGCGCAACAAATTCTTCATAACTAAACCGTGCCGATTATAAAAGGTCAACGACAGGTAGCCGCCCGGCTTTAAGAATTGGCCTAGTGCCTTCAATAACCCCTCCTGATCGACAACCCACTCGAGCACGGCGTGGCACAACACCAGGTCGTAACACTGGGTATGCCGAGCCTGCTGGGCAAGGTCTTGGACGCTAGCGTGGATAAATTCAACCTGTGCGGCCGCCATGGCCTCGGCTTGCGCCTTCGCCAATGCCAACATTTCGGCCGATATATCACACAGCGTGAGCTTGTGCCCGGCCTGCGCGAGGCTTAGACCAAACTGGCCCTGGCCACCGCCGGCATCAAAGATATCAACGCCTGTGGCTTGGCCTAACAAGTGATCTAGATGTTGTCCGAAATCGCGCTGCAATACCGCCAAGCGCAGCGCTCCCTTGGCGCCACCGTAAACGTTGCGGGCAAAGCGCGGCGCCAAATCATCGAAATTTCTATCGGAATTTAAAATCGGAGGGCGTTTACTACCAGGTGGCTTGTGCATGGTTTTCGCTAAGACGGGAGACAATCGCCTATGTTAATGACCGAGCGATCCCTTGTCACCCGAGCTAGATGGATATTGCGAGCAAACTGTCTCTGCCACCAAGCCAACGCAAGCGCAACATTAAAAGCCACCCAGCAAGGCTGGGTTGCTACCCATTAATCTTACTGCGTTGCGTCGTCAGGTCGGCCCTTACCGCCTCGCCCTTTATGACCCTCTGGCACCGCGACCAACTGTTCATCGATCAACACACAAGTTGCGTTAAGCGTATCGCCACGCGGGCTGGTAAAGCTGACAGAGGCGCCCTCACTCTGACTCTCGCAGGCCGCAATAGCCTCTTTCGGTGGTTGGCGTTCGCCATTTCCCTTGCTCGACTTTTGCGCGAGAGCCACACCGCTCAAACACAACAGGCTGGCGCATACAGTAACAATCAATAAGCTTTTCATACAGAGATCCTCTTGGTTAGATTGCAACAGGCTAATGAAGCAATACGCACAAATTAGGTAGAAAATGTGCAAAAAATAAGGATTTGCAGCGGCACCATTAGGCGAGCTGCTAGGAAAAAGCTAAACTCCTATAAAATCCAATCAGTGCGCGCCCAGTGTCTATCAGCAGTAAACTTTTTTTAACCTTACTTTTATCCTGCCTCATTGCCACCTCTGGCATGCTGTTGACAATGCGCTGGAGTATTTCCAGCGGCATGGATAGCTTTCAGTTGGCTAAACAACAGCAACAACTGCAGCCCCTGTTACAAGCACTGGGTAACTTTTACGACAAGGTCGAAGGCTGGAACCTTTCGCAAAAAAATGAACGGGAGTTAATGCGGCTGCTGCTTAGCAACATGCCAAACAAAACTGAAATAAAGGCACCAAGGCCGCCACATCCGGGCCCCAATTTCCGAGGCGATTTTCCATCCCGCTTCCCGCTGCGCGATTTAGCGTTGCTAAACAAAGCCAAAGAAACGCTGTTTCCGCCTCGTGGCAGGCCCACAAACGATCAATCCAACTGGGTCGAGTTCCCTATTTACTCGCAACAAGATCCACAGGAATTAGTGGGCTGGATACGATTAAGAAAGCAACCAGCCATTAACGAAGCCTATGAACAAGTTTTTTTTGAATTCTTGCAAACAACCCTTTGGTTAAGCGCTCTTGCGGTATTTATATTAGCGGGGGTTTTAGCGACCTTGTTATCAAGGCATTTTCTAGCACCACTACAACAACTCGCTGAGCGAATTTCACTGCTGGCCCGAGGCGACTATTTAACCACCGTTCAGCACGGCACACGAGCAGATGAACTGGGGCAGCTAGGGCGCGACATAGATGACTTGCGAGCATCCCTAGCCAGCACCGACAATGCGCGAAAGCGCTGGCTAGCAGACACTTCGCACGAGCTTAGAACACCGCTCGCCATCGCTCGAGCACAGCTAGAGGCCATGCAAGACGGAATCAGGCCGCTAAATAAAGAAAATGTCAACGCGGTACACGAAGAAATTCTGCAATTACAGCGTTTAATCGAAGATTTAAGTGAACTGGCCAATAGCGACATTGGCAACCTACGCTATCAAAAAAACGCCATTAACTTTTCGCAACTGTGTCAACACGCCATCGATAAAAATATTGACCTGGCCGAAAGCGCTGGCTTGACATTAATATCCACCATTGCGCCCAACTGTTGGATCTGGGGTGATGCCGCGCGACTAGAGCAACTGCTTGCCAACTTATTCAGCAACAGCCTGAAATACACGGATAAAAACGGCACCGTCCAACTTCAATTGCGAGAAGATAACCAACAGGTGCGATTGAACCTTGAAGACAGTGTGCCGGGCGTTAGTAATGAGGAGTTGCCGCTACTATTCAACCACCTCTACCGGGTAGAAAATTCAAGAAACCGAAAAACCGGCGGCAGCGGCCTAGGCCTCACCATTGCCAAGCGTATCGCACAAGCACATGAGGGCGAACTCATGGCAAAAAATTCATCCTTAGGTGGGCTCAACATTGAGTTAACCCTGCCCACAATAGCCCCTCAGAGCTGATTCAACAATGACGCAATATTGTATTCTAATCGTCGAAGATGAAGAAAAACTTGCCCAGGTTCAGGCCGAATACCTGAACCACGAAGGCTTCAGAACCCATCAAATTCACGATGGCAACTTAGTCCTTGATTGGGTTAAAAACCATCAACCAGATGCCATCACACTGGATATTATGCTACCTAATGTTGATGGTCTCACGCTGCTCAGGGAAATTCGGAAATTCAGTAATATCCCAATTATTATGGTGACCGCGAAGGTGGAGGAAGTCGACAGGCTCATAGGCCTAGAGCTGCAGGCGGACGATTACCTATGTAAGCCTTTTAGCCCGCGAGAGATGGTGGCGCGGGTAAAAACCATATTGCGGCGCACCGCTGTACAAAAAAAGGCCAACATCGAACCTGTGACAAACTCACCGAGTCTAGAATTAAAAGTACGGGAACATAAAGTTAGCTGGAAAAATCAGGTACAAACCTTAACCACCGTGGAGTGCCAGCTGCTAGAGCGGCTAATGAA
Encoded proteins:
- a CDS encoding ATP-binding protein, coding for MSISSKLFLTLLLSCLIATSGMLLTMRWSISSGMDSFQLAKQQQQLQPLLQALGNFYDKVEGWNLSQKNERELMRLLLSNMPNKTEIKAPRPPHPGPNFRGDFPSRFPLRDLALLNKAKETLFPPRGRPTNDQSNWVEFPIYSQQDPQELVGWIRLRKQPAINEAYEQVFFEFLQTTLWLSALAVFILAGVLATLLSRHFLAPLQQLAERISLLARGDYLTTVQHGTRADELGQLGRDIDDLRASLASTDNARKRWLADTSHELRTPLAIARAQLEAMQDGIRPLNKENVNAVHEEILQLQRLIEDLSELANSDIGNLRYQKNAINFSQLCQHAIDKNIDLAESAGLTLISTIAPNCWIWGDAARLEQLLANLFSNSLKYTDKNGTVQLQLREDNQQVRLNLEDSVPGVSNEELPLLFNHLYRVENSRNRKTGGSGLGLTIAKRIAQAHEGELMAKNSSLGGLNIELTLPTIAPQS
- a CDS encoding Ppx/GppA phosphatase family protein — its product is MTESTSDSPQANYYAAVDLGSNSFHLLVAKVVGNRLEVVDRHKEMVQIARGLDDRGNLAKETQAEAIAVLLRINERLRDIAPENIRAVGTKTLRAARNADKFLRKAEAALGHSINIISGFEEARLVYQGVVRSLEDTSQKRLVIDIGGASTEFIIGEGRGPRLLESLNLGCVTLAERHFKFGPVTKTRMDAAYIAASAAIEPIARAYKAFGWDIALGTSGTMRAAAELMDAKDQGLITRANLEKIIQQTIIDGEVLNNEVPKLRRDVLPAGLAIIKALFDQLGLEQLHIADVALKEGLIFEILGREANTDSREDSVNRLAQTYQCDQTQRERVARLAERFASQLQLADINDTKAAQLVAWAGTLHEIGLHISHNGFHKHGYYLLRHHDMSGFSRYEQHMLAALVRLQRSAIKTSLISELAPHNRDDFMCMVVALRLAVILCRGREALDITPRLTLLANGELTLALPQGWLEKHPLSAINLHNEAEELLLAGVKFHFS
- a CDS encoding glycine zipper 2TM domain-containing protein codes for the protein MNNRLLVSLGCVSALLMQPAFAGHNERQDFAKVVSATPIYEQVAYSRPQQECWVETVAYERDSRSKSATPMLLGAVIGGAIGHAIGKNDRRSGTAIGAVLGGSIGHDVGKNGGSKQVEYRDEERCETRSVKHYEDRLMGYDVTYRYNGDTYTTRMDRDPGKRIKVAVSVTPIY
- a CDS encoding methyltransferase domain-containing protein, coding for MHKPPGSKRPPILNSDRNFDDLAPRFARNVYGGAKGALRLAVLQRDFGQHLDHLLGQATGVDIFDAGGGQGQFGLSLAQAGHKLTLCDISAEMLALAKAQAEAMAAAQVEFIHASVQDLAQQARHTQCYDLVLCHAVLEWVVDQEGLLKALGQFLKPGGYLSLTFYNRHGLVMKNLLRGQAPPILTGEFRPHRGSLTPNRPLDPAQVLAWLEADWQLLCHSGIRVFQDYQLTPESRLMSAQTLLDLELRLSREEPFRSLGRYQHVILQKR
- a CDS encoding PepSY domain-containing protein, whose product is MRFIIFTFILALASVSLYLPQVEAAVWHQGPMQDGQASSSSEAAQIARDRFGGQVLKVQAQGEGKKRKYKVRLLLDDGRVKEVTIQGQ
- a CDS encoding HAD family hydrolase, whose translation is MTPIKAVLFDHDGTLANSEVVHFQFWRDVLADRGVGFLEDDYRLHFTGVSELNTAIAIKTRFGLTDSVENLVAAKRAQAKQFHATQVYPLMPGVEEVLLALQGLGIRMAVVSGSARFALEANLTGLGLGQFFECIASGEEVANNKPAPDVYQQALTVMGLKADACIAVEDTASGLRAAVAAGIRTCVIPNDYSAHHDFSGASHRVENLLEFLLWFRRHCC
- a CDS encoding helix-turn-helix domain-containing protein, producing MSVQVIMKDGRPEWAVIPYAQYEALLAAAGQMPADTARAPTPTAVAPAPSAAAKTNSFFAGMKSTDNSNAKFNAEKFSAVKAEQGKSTGSIAKDAGISPAYCEQIERGEREPSPAIIRGLAQALKIKADDLLG
- a CDS encoding response regulator, which translates into the protein MTQYCILIVEDEEKLAQVQAEYLNHEGFRTHQIHDGNLVLDWVKNHQPDAITLDIMLPNVDGLTLLREIRKFSNIPIIMVTAKVEEVDRLIGLELQADDYLCKPFSPREMVARVKTILRRTAVQKKANIEPVTNSPSLELKVREHKVSWKNQVQTLTTVECQLLERLMNHPGHIFSRSQLMESIYNDHRIVSERTIDSHIKKLRKKLATINPGVEFIHSIYGAGYKYEPE
- a CDS encoding response regulator transcription factor encodes the protein MRLLLIEDEPALQTQVRQLFSQRHWSVDIAGDGKEGAYLGRENPYDVAIVDLGLPQLNGMDVIKQWRQAGNKVPVLILTARDHWQQKVEGLEAGADDYLTKPFQPEELLARVNALARRAAGQATSVLNAGPFALDTSAQSLARDKQALTLTSFEYRLIEFLMLHNGKVISKSQLTEHIYEQDFDRDSNVIEVLVARLRKKMDPDGKLQPLRTVRGQGYQFSIAADAGTGKRVD
- a CDS encoding ATP-binding protein, with the protein product MIKLSTQWLLQSIMGRLLLASLLLLPLLIGATGLGLDRAFQQSLVAAEKLRLTSQVYLLLAAADVDDGQINMPKVFTEPQFSQPGSGLYGFIHRDDGGKFSSKDERWRSSSAQWLNAQQLQIESAHTLSSALIEFSESEQFFILHYRVRWELDDQSHLPLVFSVYQDKAGFDSGLTAFRAELIYWMATIAIVTLLAQSVLLVWGLLPLRRLAQSVAAFSRGETSQVQGEFAMELRGLTRNVNALLESEKGLRERYRNTLADLAHSIKTPLAVVQNALREPELDKPLLWDQMQRMQDIVSHQLQRAQIARSDFLTAIDLVVIVQRIVKSLSKLYPRVQFKVPEVELFLRIDEKDVFELLGNALENACKYGAQTIELGVAFDKYRGEQYSILTIDDDGPGVPDHLREKILSRGQRADEKHAGQGLGLALVQDIMSAYSGELRLGTSALGGLQVKFHFPSAKTSQP